A DNA window from Lutra lutra chromosome 8, mLutLut1.2, whole genome shotgun sequence contains the following coding sequences:
- the SOCS2 gene encoding LOW QUALITY PROTEIN: suppressor of cytokine signaling 2 (The sequence of the model RefSeq protein was modified relative to this genomic sequence to represent the inferred CDS: deleted 1 base in 1 codon), with protein MSAGEAAWCGGGGRGRGKLWVTAPAGYFAIRPLGPGEEEPQAPNPLLLHHFGYPADTDFQEGRLPPLTPSRVATCLCRGDPSPMTLRCLEPSGNGAEGTQSQWGTAGSVEEPSPEAARLAKALQELSQTGWYWGSMTVNEAKEKLKEAPEGTFLIRDSSHSDYLLTISVKTSAGPTNLRIEYQDGKFRLDSIICVKSKLKQFDSVVHLIDYYVQMCKDKRTGPEAPRNGTVHLYLTKPLYTAVRPLQHLCRLTINKCTGTIWGLPLPTRLKDYLEEYKFQV; from the exons GCAAACTCTGGGTGACCGCGCCTGCGGGGTACTTTGCCATCCGTCCACTGGGACCTGGGGAGGAAGAACCCCAAGCA CCCaatcccctcctcctccaccatttCGGATACCCCGCAGACACTGACTTTCAAGAAGGACGCTTGCCCCCTCTGACCCCATCGCGGGTGGCCACCTGTCTTTGCCGCGGTGATCCCTCTCCCATGACCCTGCGGTGCCTTGAGCCCTCCGGGAATGGCGCGGAAGGGACGCAGAGCCAGTGGGGGACCGCAGGATCCGTGGAGGAGCCGTCCCCCGAGGCGGCGCGTTTGGCGAAGGCCCTACAGGAGCTCAGTCAAACAG GTTGGTACTGGGGAAGTATGACTGTTAATGAagccaaagagaaattaaaagaggCACCCGAAGGAACTTTCTTGATTAGAGATAGCTCGCATTCAGACTACCTACTAACAATATCTGTTAAGACATCAGCTGGACCAACTAATCTGCGAATTGAATACCAAGATGGGAAATTCAGATTGGACTCTATCATATGTGTCAAGTCCAAGCTTAAACAATTTGACAGTGTGGTTCATCTGATTGACTACTATGTTCAGATGTGCAAGGATAAGCGGACGGGCCCGGAAGCTCCCCGGAACGGCACCGTCCACCTTTACCTGACCAAACCGCTCTACACAGCCGTGCGGCCGCTCCAACATCTCTGTAGACTCACCATTAACAAATGTACCGGTACCATCTGGGGACTGCCTTTACCAACGAGACTAAAAGATTACTTGGAAGAGTATAAATTCCAGGTATAA